TTACATAACCGAAATCGAGTTCTTGGAAGAACAGATTGCGAATCACGACGGAGAGTTAGAGCCGGCGAGTTCGGTTATCAACGGTTTCGTAGCGGTTACAAGATACTCTAGGTTTCTGTTATTCGGATTCGAGGAAGAATGGAGGATCGAGAAACATCCAAAGGTTGATGAAGGAGACACGATCGTAACTTCAGTTCCGAGAGATTTCGTCTGTCCGATCTCTCTCGACCTGATGACGGATCCCGTGATTGTTTCCACAGGTCAGACTTACGAGAGAGCCTCCATCGCCAGGTGGATCGAGGAAGGACACTGTACTTGTCCCAAAACAGGACAAACGCTCCTCGTGGGCTCTCGTATCGTCCCTAACCGAGCTCTCAAGAACTTGATCGTGCAGTGGTGCGCAGCGAGCGGCGTAGCTTGCGAGTCTGAGTTCGTTAACGAGGGTGGTTTCGTGTCGCCGCCGACGAAAGCTGCTGTTGAAGCTAACAAAGCGACTGTTTCGATACTCGTTCAGTTTCTAGCGGATGGATCGTCTGAAGAAGCTCAAACGGTTGCGGCGAGGGAGATTCGGCTTTTGGCAAAAACCGGGAAGGATAACCGGGCTTTTATAGCCGAGGCAGGTGCGATACCGCACCTGCGTCGGCTTCTGGAGTCGGAGAATGCTATAGCGCAGGAGAACTCTGTGACGGCGATGCTTAACCTCTCGATACACGAGAAGAACAAGAGTATGATCATGGAGGAGGAAGATTGTTTGGAGTGTATAGTAAACGTTCTCGTCTCCGGCATCACGGTGGAAGCGCAGGAGAACGCGGCGGCCACGTTGTTCAGTCTCTCCGCGGTGCACGAGTACAAGAAACGGATAGCGTTTACTGATCATTGCGTCGAGGCTTTGTCTTCGCTGCTTAGGAGCGGGACGCCGAGAGGGATGAAAGACGCGGTTACGGCCTTGTACAACTTATCAACGCACCCTGATAACTGCGGTAGAATGATCGAAGGAGGAGGCGTGCGGAGTCTCGTGGGAGCGCTGGAGAACGACGTCGTTTCTGAGGAGGCGGCAGGAGCTTTGGCTCTGTTGGTGAGGCAGTCTCTAGGAGCTGAGGCAATAGGGAAAGAGGAAGGGGCTGTGACGGGGCTCATGGGGATGATGAGATGCGGGACTCCGAGAGGGAAAGAGAACGCGGTGGCTGCGTTGCTTGAGCTTTGTAGAAGCGGTGGAGCAGCCGCGGCGGAGAAAGTGTTGAGAGCACCGGCCATTGCCGGGTTGCTGCAGACGCTTTTGTTCACCGGGACGAAGCGGGCTAGAAGGAAGGCTGCTTCGCTTGCTAGGGTTTATCAGAGGCGGGAACATGCGGCGATGAGGTCAGGCGGGTATGGGGTTTTAGGGAATGTGAACGAGAATAGAGACGCCGGCAGTTTTACGACGGATGTCTCTGTTCCGATGTCGATCTCTGTATTGTGATCTTATGTGttgattgtttgttttgtttatattataatacatttactagatcttgacccgcgctttggaagcgcggaatattttacgatgaaaaatttcactaataacgtaacaaatattttgttaacttttaaagagtgtgtatttcaaatatttttgtatttaaatcagtgtttttaaattcaacccgattgtgattatatcggttaatccggagatctaacaattcaatttagttttttaaaatatttatattaaaaagtcactaaaacccgagactaaccgattgaactgatggatgaccgatatgtaatctaatttgattgaaattgtaatattttcataatttgtagtcttataatccaaattttaaaattcattattttgtaatttatgaaattatgacgtttctacaaaattttaaagagaaaatgatggatataaaataactaagattaattattgtatcgtttggaaacattgatagtagtatataaaatatattgtttggaaacattgataatagtataaagaaataagtatattgtttggaaacatggatagtaatataaagaaaagaacattagtgatttaatgtaggtttaactataaagtataaaagtgtatttaatttaaaaacttacaaaataaatgttaggtccaacataatgtttctgttttaataagatagattggtTGGGAGGTATAATAATACAAAGTAAAAGTTTTGGAGAAGATATGTTTATGTGTATCTTCCAGAGGAGAAAAGGAGTTTAGTGCAATGATCTTTATGTGTATTGTATTTCTTATGTAAGCTATGAAACCTATTACATTGTGATGGTAACCAAAAATGAAATTGCGTTTGTTAGAGTTCATTATTTAGATATGTAAAAATCAAATAGGGGAGGAGATGTGCTTGGTATTGAAAAAGAGGAATGCATATTAGAATTATATAGTTAAGTGGGTTATACTTGGATTTAAAGATATAAAAAGATCCTAGTAACAAAGACTTCTGACTATTGATTCATGGAGAACCTGTAAGGAAAACATTCAACAAAAGAATAATTAcacctaacaaaaaaaaaaaagtgaggtTTGAAGTCTGATGTATGCTAGTAGTCTCTTCTCCATTTGTGAAATTGATAGAAGAATATTATTCCAGAAAAGCATTGAGTTAAGATATTCATTGCAAAAAAGTTAGAGAAAGAAAGAATCTCCAGTAATTGATAGCTCTTATGTTGAAGTGGTGAGTTGGGGCAAATTAActtcatcttttttcttttttaagattttgtttCTTCCTCCTATTTAGAAAAAATCTTGCTAAGTGGATCTCATCATTATTGTTTCTTCTCTTACAGATTATTAGAGAGTTAAGCGTAAACAAATCAAGATACGTTTTTAATAGTTGTAGTCTTGTAGATAAGCCTTATCGTAATGTTTTCCTATTTATCTTTAGCTttgatttttatcattttattattcttcttgtGTAAATACCACCTTTGATCATCAGTAAGAATAAGAAAACTTTGATCCCAAACTAGAATTTGTAATTTCAAGATTTTGTTTgttcctctgttttttcttcttttatttataatcatgCTTGGTGGATTTCATGAAATATAACTAGGAGATATATGATTAAAAGATAAGTGTCATCCACTATTTTCTGTACGCTTCTTTTTGAAGTGGATGTCACTTATGGTGTTTTTGACGCGTTAAATATCATGTGCAATATGCGCATTATCGTCCATCGGTCCATGCATCtatgatatatttatttcatacATTTTTGTAGTGCTTTTCTTGATTTCAATATAGAAAGGTTATATGCATTAGGATTGTCCAACGGACTCGGTTTTATTTAGTCTCCCTTAGACCATCCGCAATGGAGGTTTATCACGAATCCTTGGCACATAATCCTAAGTTAAtatgaatacaataaatattataaacctAAACTAGCTAAGAATTGATCCCTAATTAAGGACTAGAAGGACTTGATCCTTAGTGACATGGCATTGTCCTTTTTCAATCAATCCAGATTGAATTTCATCGCCCAGTCAGATCTAAATTCATCATCAACCTCTTTCAATCAATCCAGATCGTAAAATAATCCTCCAATGGCTCTCGAATGGGTTGTATTAAGGTACGCGACGGCGTAAAATTGACCTTAGACCGTTATCTCAACTTCTACTGCTGAAAGCCACTGGTTTTGCAGCTCCTGTTTTGTctgaagaaacaagaagaagaagatgccaaCTTTGAATCTATTCACGAACATACCAGTCATCGCCGTCACATGCTCGAACATCCTCAAGGACGCTACTAAGGTCGTCGCTAAGATTCTGCAGCGAGAGTATCTCTCACGTTATGACATTCACACAGCATCTGAAACAAATGCTTGTTTTTGCTGGAACCGAAGAAGTGAAATTTCTCAACTCtttgccaatttttttttcacaagtaCTAAGAATTCCAAAGTAAATAACACCATTGGACTCTAAATTTTGAGATAGATCTTTAACtattcaaatacaaaaaaaaaaatagtttactaATGCTAAGGATTCCAATGGTagtaacaccattggagatgctcttacatCCTCCTACTTACATGggaaaccaaaagaaaaaaaaaagaactttatGGCATGGGCATGGATATAATATGTAACTTGCTGAACGattcaatgaaaaaaatcaTGGCCACGCGTTACgcagtttctttcttcttagtTTTGTATTATATGACGACATTCGTAGAGTATTGAtgtaaattattcaaaatattgaatGGACTCCACCGTCATATGCATGTTGCTAGTACTTAGAAAAATTGATCGATTCAGACGTTATCTTTACGATCCATCCATCGCCTTTTACAGCTGGAGAGAAGCTTCTAACATTGTAACCCGTCTTAAAAGCTATCTAGAAAGATTTAATTTCTCAGCTGGAGAGAAGCTTCTAATATTATAGCCCGTCTTAAAAGCTATCTAGAAAGATTTAAACTTCTAACATTCTTCTTTCCACAGATGTTTAGGGGAGGAGAGACCTCTGACTAAAAGTAAAAGATGAATATGACTAAAAGTAAAAGATGAATATGAAGGTGTTGTCAACTAGCTTCAAAATCACGTTAAAGCCCAAAGCTAGGAGATCTTTTAACAAAACGTTTAAACAAACATCAAGGACATGAAAAGACGAGACAGGTTAAGGAAAAGGTTTCTTAAGCTACAaaaaggatgatgatgatgatgatttatataataaatacattCAGAACATATCCATTTCCTCTTCAGCCTCGCCAACACAAACCTCTCTATAACAGAAAGGagcttaaagaaaaaaacactcactttctttatttttagtaAGAGTTTTGCCAGTGCTGCTGCTGCTGGGTTTGATTCGAGGGCTGAGCTCCTCCTGCACCCTCTCTAGGGTTTTGCTGCTGGCGCTCGTGCGACATTTCTGTTTGGGACTGATAGAAATTAGGGTAGCCATGAGATCCATAATGCTGTTGTTGCTGAGCTTGACGATACCCTCCTGCTGCTTGCTGACTCTGTTGGAGTTGCTGCTGTTGTTGTGCTTGGAGGTTGTAGTAAGTGTTAGCTGGAACACCTGACATGGTCCTCGAACCATGCCCGTGATGCCACATCGCTGAGTTATcattctataatatttttgatcaaaaagagGAAAAATGTCATCCAATGATTCAAGAGAAACGGGGGTTAAGGAAGTGACTATAAAGAGATAAATTACCTGCTGCTGCTGATGCTGTTGTTGCTGCTGGAGTGCCAACAGATGACTGTTCTCTTTGTATTGAGAACTCAGAACATCTTCATAACCGGCAGGAGCAGACGGTTGTTGGTTAAGAGGGAAGTTTCCAGCGGATCCAACATTGGCGGAGGAGTTTCCAAATCCATAAGCGGAAGCAGGAGCTGTTGCAGACTGAGGCAAATTACTGGGAGAGAGATTGGCTTTGTACTGCGGAAGCAAGGCAGCTAGTTGTTGCTGGTGGTATGAACTGTTACCAGCAAACGCTTGCTGGAAAGCGGATGGCATGTATGGATAGTTCTGAGGCATCATAGGGTAACTGATCATGTTTGCAAAGTGTGCTAGCGGCATTGTGGGTTGAGAGTAAGGATGCATTGGAAGCTGTTGAGGAAGAGCTGGTCCAGTTGCGTTGATATTAGCACCGGGTAAGTTTTGCTGCGTTGGCTGTGCCGCCGCCGGATTTCCACTGCCCCGGAGCGCCTGCAATGTAAGAGAATATATACAATCATAATCATACAAATTCCTCTTGTTTATAGAAGACAGAAGTTTGTAGAAACGAAAGACATATCGTGTTTCTTAAGGGATTATTTACCTCTGGCATGGAGATGCTTTGGCCACCAAGTGATGAAGCATTGTTGCTGTTTCTTGACTGCATAGACTGTGCAAAAGTTGAATACTGGAATTCAAGATCCCTCGCATTTTGTGCAGTTTGCGCCAATAAACTATTGGGAACTGAGTGTGCATACCCCTGCCAAAGtaggaaaagaaaagaacaatCAAGAACACTGCCATTAGGCATTACTAATTTACTAGCTAGCCTCATATCACTTCAGAGATCACAAACTACATTTCCAACAAAATTATGAACAGCCTGAATGCACTGTTCGGAAAACTTAATATAATGCACATGTAAATTAATTAACTTACCATCACATTCGATAACGAAGCAAGATTCTGTGCATGTGTCTGTGACGCATCATATGCAGTATTCAGCTGCTGTTTAGTGTACCCTGCCTCAGACTGAGCAAATGTGTACTGGTGGTCCTGAACAGTCTCGGGCTTCTGCATCTGATCCTGATCCTGTGCATGTGTCTGTGATGCATCATATGCAGTATTCATCTGCTGCTTAGCGTACTCTGGCTCAGACTGAGCATATGTGTACTGGTGCTCGGGGTTCTCTTGCTCCGAATCCTCTCTCCTAGATTCTAAAGAATCATCATAACTTCCAGCAGCAGGTGCGTGGCCCATATTTCCATTGACCGTGCTTTCAACATGTTCATCTCCATAGAACTCAGTATTTCTGCAAAAACAAGCATTGATCAGTTagtatataatacataaaaaggtaaaaaaccatagaatatttttgaaagagGGGATACCTTGCATCTGAATGTTCGATCTGTTGAGCTACATCAGGAGTCTCTTCTGCGTTGTTGCTCAAAGGCCTTGTTCCAAAAGCTCCAAAACTTCCAAAACTTAATTGTGAGCATTCTTCTGTGTTGATTAGCAAATGATTTGGAATAACGACAGCACGTCTATCCTCTTCATGCGAGGCTCCTTGGTCATGACTATCTACAGTTAGTGGTTGAAATTCCGCTGAACCATATGAAACTTCATCTTCATCTGAAAAGTAAAAATCAAAAAGTGAATTAAGAAACAACcaagaacacaaaaacaaaaaagtaatctgtttttttctttttacagaACTTCAAATTGAGCCTCAACTctaccccaaaaaaaaacacaatacgAAATATAAAAGGGCGTTTTGATCATAATGGCAGATTACTAGCAATCATTGTTATTTATTTGATGAAGAGACGCATTGTCATTCacctaaatatataaatagagtgCTCACATaatcatcaaaagaaaaatcagacaaTCACACAATAAAGTTTAAGCCGAGATAGGCACTAAGAAACATGTACACAGACTTTAAGATATTACCTTTGTGGTGGTCTACAGGATGGCTCTGCGTCTGATACGCGTACTGATTCTCGTTAAATTCAGACGGAACTCCAGAGTCATCTTCTTGGACAATTTTACCAGCAACCGAGTCAGGTTGCACTTGATCTACTCCAAGATTATCAGAAGGGCCATTTTCTGCTAAATGAATATCTTCTAACCGGTCGCTCAGATGCTGATCTACTCTGGCGGATTGGAAATCAGCTTGACCATCGCATACCTCTGACTCGGCTGATGCTACTGATACAGAAGATGTGCCAGGAGCTAGTGGCTTCTGAATCGTCGGCCACTCTTCTTTAACAGGGGCCTGGTGATTTGCATTAGCTTCATGCTCGTGATTAATCTCAGAACGCATATTGGCATTTTGTTTTGAGTTTGTTGTCTTGTTCTGTGGTCTACCCATCTTCACAATGTCAGCCATAGACATCTGGCCTGGAGCTCCAAACCATGCAGTTTGATGTCCAGAAGCAGGCTGTGATAGTGATATTCCATCTCCGGTAGCAGATGGCAACGGCAATTTATTTTCCGTTACAACAGACTCACTGCAAAAGATGAAAAGCGTGCATAAGAAACATGCCTAACCTCTTCATACGACACCTACAACTACACTCATCGTGTAAAACATTTGCATTGCTTctaattaatcaaaatattacatgaaaaattgtttagttATAAACTCAGATCATTCTGATCGCACCTGCAAATAAACTAGTAAAAGTAATTGTGAAACCTACAAGATAATATCAAACAAAATGATCGCAGAATTTCAATTTCATAACCTCTGAATTCTGATACACCACTTAATGGATCTTACCAATACAATCATTAAAGTATTTAATTCAATTTCAATATGAAGGACACAAAACTCCCACTGATTTTTTCAGTTGCTTCAACTATCAAACTGCAAAAGAAAGAGACCACTCAAGGGAAAACCTGTGTGGTGTCTGCTGGTGGTTTGGCACTCCAGAGGCAGAAGACCAAGAGCTTGTGTAACCCTGAGTTCCACTTTCTTTCTTGTGTGTAGATTTTCCCTGGACGTTTCCAGAATCTGAACAAGAGAAGTACATAAGCATGAATCCTATAGTTAAAGCTAATGTAAAATTTACCCATCCATTCAAGAGATGGTGTTTATACCAGTAGAGCTGAGACGGGTAGATGCACTTCGTCCAGCATAGCGATCAGAGCCACCTCTACCACCGCGGTTGTATGTATTATTAGCACCACGAAACCGGAAATCTGGTACATCCCTTGTCTGAATAGAaacaaaaaacttcaaataaagCCAAAGTTCCAGTAAAACCAAAAGATACTAACtcaaaaaaaatagagatttgATTGACTTCCACCGAAACATCTAGCGTCAGGTGCTATTTGAAGGGCATATGTATATATCGTCACCACTAAGCATGTAAATGTACAGAACCGTGACTAG
The Raphanus sativus cultivar WK10039 chromosome 1, ASM80110v3, whole genome shotgun sequence DNA segment above includes these coding regions:
- the LOC108830912 gene encoding U-box domain-containing protein 17-like; protein product: MATAAIFSSLRRRRSPSLEAFLSPVDLSGIALVQTLSSISSDLVSSFAATRFSFQRRNSRSLIRKIETFFVLFEFLASGSRSTSSSFTTTTLLCLKELYLLIYRSKILLEYVAQSSNLWLLLQNPSISGYFHDLNQEISTLLDVFPVNDLNLTDDIREQIELLQRQSLKSRLHIDNNDESLRETFYSFLESFQNGEIPSPTAMRTFFVERLGFRDSNSYITEIEFLEEQIANHDGELEPASSVINGFVAVTRYSRFLLFGFEEEWRIEKHPKVDEGDTIVTSVPRDFVCPISLDLMTDPVIVSTGQTYERASIARWIEEGHCTCPKTGQTLLVGSRIVPNRALKNLIVQWCAASGVACESEFVNEGGFVSPPTKAAVEANKATVSILVQFLADGSSEEAQTVAAREIRLLAKTGKDNRAFIAEAGAIPHLRRLLESENAIAQENSVTAMLNLSIHEKNKSMIMEEEDCLECIVNVLVSGITVEAQENAAATLFSLSAVHEYKKRIAFTDHCVEALSSLLRSGTPRGMKDAVTALYNLSTHPDNCGRMIEGGGVRSLVGALENDVVSEEAAGALALLVRQSLGAEAIGKEEGAVTGLMGMMRCGTPRGKENAVAALLELCRSGGAAAAEKVLRAPAIAGLLQTLLFTGTKRARRKAASLARVYQRREHAAMRSGGYGVLGNVNENRDAGSFTTDVSVPMSISVL
- the LOC108808543 gene encoding uncharacterized protein LOC108808543, which codes for MSSSSSSKVVVGARKGDNGMKDIPSGSRKTVESLKEIVNSPEAEIYAMLKECDMDPNEAVHRLLSQDPFHEVKSKKEKKKETRDVPDFRFRGANNTYNRGGRGGSDRYAGRSASTRLSSTDSGNVQGKSTHKKESGTQGYTSSWSSASGVPNHQQTPHSESVVTENKLPLPSATGDGISLSQPASGHQTAWFGAPGQMSMADIVKMGRPQNKTTNSKQNANMRSEINHEHEANANHQAPVKEEWPTIQKPLAPGTSSVSVASAESEVCDGQADFQSARVDQHLSDRLEDIHLAENGPSDNLGVDQVQPDSVAGKIVQEDDSGVPSEFNENQYAYQTQSHPVDHHKDEDEVSYGSAEFQPLTVDSHDQGASHEEDRRAVVIPNHLLINTEECSQLSFGSFGAFGTRPLSNNAEETPDVAQQIEHSDARNTEFYGDEHVESTVNGNMGHAPAAGSYDDSLESRREDSEQENPEHQYTYAQSEPEYAKQQMNTAYDASQTHAQDQDQMQKPETVQDHQYTFAQSEAGYTKQQLNTAYDASQTHAQNLASLSNVMGYAHSVPNSLLAQTAQNARDLEFQYSTFAQSMQSRNSNNASSLGGQSISMPEALRGSGNPAAAQPTQQNLPGANINATGPALPQQLPMHPYSQPTMPLAHFANMISYPMMPQNYPYMPSAFQQAFAGNSSYHQQQLAALLPQYKANLSPSNLPQSATAPASAYGFGNSSANVGSAGNFPLNQQPSAPAGYEDVLSSQYKENSHLLALQQQQQHQQQQNDNSAMWHHGHGSRTMSGVPANTYYNLQAQQQQQLQQSQQAAGGYRQAQQQQHYGSHGYPNFYQSQTEMSHERQQQNPREGAGGAQPSNQTQQQQHWQNSY